The following proteins come from a genomic window of Ilumatobacter coccineus YM16-304:
- a CDS encoding class I SAM-dependent methyltransferase, with the protein MSDELWEAHADWWIEGFTDGADPEYVEQILPLAADELAGARRVLDIGCGDGQIARLAASQGSTVVGVDPTWNCVSVAEDRGGGPAYARAGAASLPFASGSFDAATACLVFEHIDEVDAAIAEVARVLEPGGRFCFFLNHPILQAPGSSWIDDHMVDPPEQYWRLGPYLVETETTEQVELGVWIRFIHRPMSRYVNALAANGLTIERMVEPAPPPGFLERAPGYADSAAFPRLLYLRLRKS; encoded by the coding sequence ATGAGCGACGAACTGTGGGAAGCGCACGCCGACTGGTGGATCGAAGGGTTCACCGACGGCGCCGACCCGGAGTACGTCGAACAGATCCTGCCGCTCGCTGCAGACGAGTTGGCTGGTGCGCGACGCGTGCTCGACATCGGTTGCGGCGACGGGCAGATCGCCCGACTCGCCGCTTCCCAGGGCAGCACCGTGGTCGGTGTCGATCCGACCTGGAACTGTGTGTCGGTCGCCGAGGACCGAGGTGGTGGACCCGCCTACGCCCGAGCCGGCGCGGCGAGCCTGCCGTTCGCCAGCGGGTCGTTCGACGCCGCGACGGCGTGCCTGGTGTTCGAGCACATCGACGAGGTCGACGCAGCGATCGCCGAGGTCGCCCGAGTGCTCGAACCCGGTGGCCGGTTCTGCTTCTTCCTCAACCATCCGATCCTGCAGGCGCCAGGGAGCTCGTGGATCGACGACCACATGGTCGACCCACCCGAGCAGTACTGGCGGCTCGGCCCGTACCTGGTCGAGACCGAGACGACCGAGCAGGTGGAGTTGGGCGTGTGGATCAGGTTCATCCACCGTCCGATGTCGCGCTACGTCAACGCGCTCGCCGCGAACGGCCTCACGATCGAGCGAATGGTCGAGCCGGCACCGCCGCCCGGCTTCCTCGAACGCGCCCCGGGCTACGCCGACAGCGCTGCGTTCCCGCGGCTGCTGTACCTCCGGTTGCGAAAGTCCTGA